In Aphelocoma coerulescens isolate FSJ_1873_10779 chromosome 20, UR_Acoe_1.0, whole genome shotgun sequence, the genomic window TGGCAACCACTGCACCCTGGAGCACCAGTACTGCCGGCTGGGATGGGCTGCTGGCTCGTGGCAGTGGCACCGGCTCTGGGCAGCACgggcaggagcaggaaggaGTGTTACCGTCAGGCTTCTGGCAGGCCTTGCCGCAGGCTGCCGGGCAGCACTTGAGGGTGCTCTCGCAGTCGCCATCGGACTGGCACCCCACCGTGCAGTTCACCGCATCCATCGCCGGGCTCGGGCACACGCCGGCTTTTGCTGCAAGGCAAAGGTGGGGGCGTGGgcaggcggggggcggccgggcaGGGCGAGGGCTGCGTCCCTTTCCGGGAGATGCTGCCCcggccccagggctggctccAGGGATGCTGCCGAGCCCAACCGCGCTGGGCACAGGCTGGTGCTCGCCCCGGCTCCCACGCcggctgccctggggctgggagggagggatgctggCCGCTCGCCGGGCGTGCCGTGACGAGCCGAGCTGGGCCATGCGCTCATACTCACTGGTGTCATTCTGGGCGGATGCTGCcggcagctctgcccagagagCCAGGAGCCCCGCCAAGATGAGGACGCTGCGGGCCGTGGGCATGGTGCAGGAAGCGGCTGCGCTGTGGCCGCCCGGCCGGCCTTTAAGCTCCTCTCCAGGTGGGGCCGGCGGGCTCGGCCTTCCGGGTGGCTCCCAAGGGCCGGGCAGGGCCAGGCTCCCCCTTCGCGCTTGCACAACCCGAGTATCAGGTATCTACGGCTGCTGGCTGCCGACCAGGGAGGGGGAGCCTCGAGCAGACTGGGCGGCCATGCTGAGAACTCGCCCggcaggaacagcagcccaaGCACCCCTGGCCACGGCCCCCGCACCCCAGACAGCCCCACACGGAGCCCACCGGGGCGCTGGGTCGCCACGGCCCTGCGTGGGGATCGGCCGTGGGAATGAAATGGTACCGCTCGCACGGAGCGAGGCAGGCGTGagtgcagcagggacagggcatgACCCGTCCCTGCTCCGACTCACCCTGCACTGCCACGGCCACAGCCATGAGCTTGAATGGAGCCCCTGGCCTGGGTCGCTGGTACCCCGAGGCTGGGAGGAACCAGCAATGCAGACAGGGCTGTGGCTCAGCTCTACAACTGctcacccagctcctgctcctgttcCAGACActgttctcttccagctcttgcTCCTCAACTGAAGGGTCCTCCAGGCTGCCTGTGCCTTGGGCAGGCGCCCtcccccagggctgccctgcaccTCCCCGCAGCCACTGGAGCTCCTGCCtggccacagccctgtcccacagACCCTGCCATCCTCACAGCCTCCCACAGCACTGGGGATGCGGATGGACCAGCCGAAAACACCATTTGTGCAAGTGGCTGTCAGGGAGTGAGCCAGTGACATgcactcccagtgctccaggGCACAATGGTATTGGGGCTGTAAAACCCCAGTCCCTTCGGCCTGTCTGGGATACCCTTCCCATGGCACGTCTGGTGGGTCAGGACACTCCACTGCCCCTGGCAATGTCAAGCTGGGGATGGTTTGAATGGGCCCAGCTCGCCCACTTGGCGTGGCTGCCCTGCTCACATCAGCGTTTGCCAGTCTGCCAGCACCCATCTCCTCCACATCCTCCTGCAGGAAGAGGAAACCTGCCCTGTTCCTGGTAATGTGCCCTTGCTGCTGGCagaagcagccccagctccgggCTGGAGCATCCTGCAAATTTGCATGGGCCAAGGGTTCATGGGGCCGAGACATGATCCTGGCCTGAGTCACGAGCTGGCGCGGCTCTGCCGGGGTCCGTCTCCAGGTAATTTAACCCCACAGTCAACAATGTGGCACGGTGGCGTGGCAGTAAATCAGTAACTGTTTGCCTTTGCCTGTGgtctcctccctgcccaggtGTTTATGCAGGAACAGGAGCCGGCGCTGACGGCTCAGCCGCCTGCCCCATTGCCGCACCTCATGTCACCGCTGTGGGCAGTGGGAGTGACACACGGGGATTGGGCAGAGGCCTGGGGTGCCAGGGGGATCATCAAGGCAGCCCTTGCGCCTGTGCCCTCCAGGATGGGGACCTGCTGGGGAGCTGCCGGGACCTGGCCATGCTCAGGCTGGCTGGGATGCTCCCATAGTGGCCCCcactgggctggactgggatTTAACCCAGGGCCAACATCGGGATGCCAGGAATGGAAACAACCATGTTGCAGCCCAGTGGCCCCTGCACCAGGAGTGGAGCATAGTGCTGTGTCGGCCagagtgggatgggggaggtAACAGCTGGGAGGTGAGCACACTGCCCACCAGGATGGAGGGGAGAGACCTGCACCATACCTGCCTGTGTCGCACAGGGACAGAGCCCACCTGgacccagcagcagcttctctagagcagcagcactgctgccagACCCACAATGGCCAACCAGGGTCACTGGTGTCCCACTGTGGCTGGGCTGTGACcctgtgctggtgctgtctTTGAGGGTCATCATCCTGGTCTGACCGTGTgacagctctgccccagcatGGGGTGACCCTAGTGTGGGGTGACTTTGGTGCTGGCAGTGAGCAGTCAGCACTGGGAGGCTGTGAGGGTGGTTGCCAGCAGCCAGGATGCACAAGAGCAGCTGGATGGGAGTAGAAGGGAGCCCAGAAATGGAAGGCTCATGGAAGGACATGGGGAAACAACAGGGGAAACTGAGCTGGGCGGAGCAGTGTGAGCGCCAGTGGGTTTGCCCACAGTTGTGCCCCAGCTCCAAGGTGCCCAGCTGGCTGCTGAGGGGACAatccagctgaagctgcccccAGCCAGCCGGAGCACCTGGAGAGGCACTGAGCGAGCTGGCAGCtgggccagcagctccagcccacgCAGTTGGCATCGCCTTCTGGGAGACAGGAATGCTTTGGCTCCTGTCCCCAGTGTATGGCATTTGGGATATGGGTgtccccaccctggctctgccAGGTGCTTCCTCGGCAGAGGCTGAGGATGGCTGTGGGGAGTACAGCGGCCTGCCAGCTGTCCCTATGGCCAGGGAGGATCCTGGCTGAGCACATGGGATCAGCAGCCCCAAGCCTGACCCCAAAGGCTCTTCTCTGCTGCATCCCTTGGGAGCTGTGCCCTCCACCACTGAGCCTGGTCACAGTGGCTGCACCCAAGCCTCACGGGTGACCGTGGCTCCTCCATGGCAGCCGGAAAAGTACTGGAGTCACGTCTCCTGACTGCTGAGGGAACGTGGTCAATGATTAAAAGGGGCACACTGAGGTGCCCCCGAGCAATGAGCCAGCCTCCCAcggctggcacagagcagggacagcaaGTTCAGGGATAGAGAGGGACACCCCATCCTCTGGAGACGCTGGGCCCCGCAGTCAGCAGCACAGGGTCCCAACACCATGGGCATGGATTGGTGCATGGCCCCTCAGGTCCAGCTGCGCACCTGCCAAGGGCTCCTGCTACATCCTGCCACATCCTGCCACTGCCGAGCCCCCCCCGCCCACACTGACCCTGCGGCGCACACCTCGGTGGCCCTGCTCTGTGGCACAGCCGCAGCTTCAGTGGTGCACAGATGCTCCAGAGCCTGGGATGTGCCTGGCTCTGTGCTGTGGGATTGCTCCTATCTGCTCATCCACTGGGTTCCAGTGAGACCCCAGCCGCAAACAGCCGGGCAGTGCTCCAAGGGCTAGCAGAAGGCATCCACCCCAAGCCCCCCAGCACTCACCTTTGCTCCCGGCAGCCACAGGGACTGCCTGCAGCTGGGCACACAGGGCCAGGATGCCCAGGAGCAAAATGATGGTGGTCTTCATGTTGGTGAATGCCACAGGTATGGATGGGCAGTGCGGGTCGGCAGGGTTTATATCTGTatggggccggggaggggcccTGCACACAACCTTTGTGTGCCAAAACACTCACTGCTGCTGTGTGTCACAGTTGTGCCCGAGGCAGTGACGGCCTGAGAAATGATTTACCTGGCCTTGTTCAGCCCTGGCAACCAGGCTGAAGCAGGGGGAATGACTCTCAGCACCCTCATAGGGAAAGGGAAATGAGGCCATGGGCTGGGGTCACCCCACAGCCatggggagcccagaactgccCAGCCATGACAATTAGATGAGTTTGTGGGATAGGAACCCAGAGGGGACTGCCCAGGAGGATGttcccctgggagctgctgtcctggcagtgtgtcactggggtgttttgggacagagcagctgtgggtcCATTGAGCTGCGCCCACCCCAGAGAGCCAGCGCCTGCCTGCCCCAGTCCTGGCCTGGTGCCTGCATCATGCCGCATCTGCCTGTGGAGCCTCAGGGGTCAGCTAGCTGGGTCCTCACGGGCAAGCATGGCCTCAGGGGGAGCAGAGCGTGGGAAGCCTCCATGAGACACAAGGCTGGGTGCACCCGTCGCTGAGCACCATTCCTCCGTGGGGACAGGCTGGTGGCTCGGTGCCGACACGTCGCTGGCTGCAGACATGTCCCAGCAGATGGGTGCTGTGGCGGGGTCAGCACTGGGGCTGCCTCTCACCTCCCCATACTCCCAGATTGGTGAGAGGTGACCCTGGGATGCCCAAGGTCAAAGGTGTGGGGAGGTCACAGGGAGGCCAGCTGAGCACGTGAAGGGTGACCATGCCAAGGGTGAGGTGTGCTCCCTGCTCTTGGGGACCCCATGGTGCTGCCACTGCTGTGTCTGAGACCCTGCCAAGCAGGACCTCTGCTTCCTGCATCCCATCCCATGCAGACAGGGGCATGGTCAGGGCactgcagccctgccaggggGCTGTTCTGTGGCTCCTCTCATTGTTGAACCGTGGCCATGCAGGCACAGCTCTCTGTGCCTCACTGAATGGCAAAGGGCACTTGCAGGGGCTGCCGACAAGttgggcagagcagggctgcagcaagGCACAGGGGACAGCCGGGGCTGCAGTGGGTGGAGAGGGACAGGATCAGGATTTTTAAGGGGCTGGTGGAAGAAACTTGTCCCGTGCTGGAGCTGGAGAATGGCCTCAGCTTGGGTCCCAGTGTGTGtgaagggacagcagggacactcCCTGCCCGGTaagttgtgacacggccagccTGCCAGGATGCAGGCATCTGTGCTGAGGCCAATGTGACCTCTGTGGCCTCATGCAGGATTTTACAGCTCAACGATCGTACTTCCCCACTTGGAAATTCCTGTGTGCGTCACCCCTGTTCCGAGCAGCCGAATGCATTTGTTACTGCCAGAACTCTGGGTCTGAAGCAAAAGGAAACATGAGCAGGAACCAGGGGCTTTGAGAGCAGCCTGGTCACATGCATGGGGTCCCTTTGGGTGACACCTTTGGCCCGATGTGGCGTGTGCCGCAGTGCCGTGGTGGCGGTGTGGGAGTCACCTGTCTCTCCCTAGCAGCCCTGGCCCTTTGGCTGGtgctggcagccctgggctctgcGGGGGACCTTGCACTCCTCCTGCCCCGGCTGCCGTGTGCCCGATGCGTCACGGCGTGGAGCGACATCAGCGATGGCCCGTGCCAGTCGTGCGGCACATGGCAGTGTGAGCCTGGCGTGCCCTCCGCCGCTGGGCTGTGGGGAATGGACCCCCTGGTGtgggcagccccctccccacctgcaCCCACCTCCCTCCCGCAGCTCCTCCCAGCGGTGCCGGTGCTTCTGGCGGCTCCCCCGGTCCCCTCCCGCCGTGTGTCCCGGCTCGGGGGCCGGTCCCGTCCTGGTCCCGGCGCCGATCCCGCGCGGCGGCCGGCAGAGGAGGCTGTTGCTCCGCCGGAGCgcaccgggagcggggccgggctctgccggCTTCGGCAGCACCGCCCCGTCCCCGTCCTCGGGGGCGACCCAGCCTAAgaatgtggagctgctggtccAGGGGAGGTCACGGAGATGCtccgagggctggagcaccactgccctggagccaggctgggagagctgggagtgctcagcctggggaagagaaggctccgtGGAGACCTTATGACACCTTCCAGAGCCTAAAAATGCTCCAAGAGAGCTAGAGAGGGACTTTGAACAAGGGCGtggagtgacagaacaagggggaatggcttcccactgacagaggACAGGGTTAGATTAGAgattaggaaggaatttttccctgtgagggcaCTGAGgaactggaacaggctgtccagagaagctgtggctgcctcatccctggcagtgttcaaggccaagatGGATAGGGCTTGCAGCAAcgtggtccagtggaaggtgtccctgcccatgtgctCCCTAGCTGGCACCGTGGCTGCTTCTGGGTGCGGACATGAAAGTTCCTGTGTGGGGGAGGCATCCCCAGCACCCTGTTCCTACAGCTTGGGGAGCTGAGGGAGATCAGCCAGGAGCACAGCTGTCCCCCAGCTCAGGGTGAGGAGGGTGCCCCACACAGGCAGTGTACTGCCCGCTCCAGCCCCACTCAGCCCCGCCTTGAGCTGTCCCTCACAGTCTGGCTCTTGGGGTTAACAGCACTGGCTGCCTGAACACCCACAGGGACTGCTGCTCCATAGCACCTCTAATAGCTCCTATCCATAATGCAGTGAAGCCAAGACAAGATGCAAGggtctgggctgggctggtgctggCTGCTCGCGGCTCTGTGCCACGCGTGGCACCTGGCTGGTGGCATGGCCACGCGTGGCGCCTGGCTGGCGGCACGAGAAGGCGGCCTCCCAAAATGGGGATTTTATTACAGCCATACATCACGGCAGCAGCCTGATGCAGGCAGACAGCGGTGATTTTTCTTCATGGTTTACAGACAAATGAGGGGAAGGAAAATTGATGTGAACTTTGCTATAGTGAGAGGTCAGGCGCGGGCAGGGAGCTGGTTATGGATGAGCCAGGGACTGCTGGGGCTGTCTGTCCCTCGGGCCCTTCCCGGccccctgctcctggctggatgGATGGGAGCACTGGCAGCAACAGGACTGGGAGCATTGTGTCCAGCATGGAGACTGTGGTGCTGCTCCAGGGGGTTGGAAGAGCAGGGGCTCCCATCCCTGTGGAGGGATGCCAGGGGGATGCTCTGCTGTTCAGGGGGACCATGTGAGCAGTTTTTAATTCCAGCATGGTTTGTCCATGCAGTGACAGGTGGGCTGCTGTCACTGTCTGCTGGCAAGACCTCGGCTGCTTTCACCACCATTAAAGTTGCCTCCAAACATCACAGTCCTGCCTAGTGTAAGATAACAGCTAATACCCTCCAATAGCAGCTATCAGCTTCTCCACACGGTCCATAAATATTAATACAATTCTAATTAGTTCCTTTAAACACATTGCCTAAATTAAGCATTTCCAGGGCAATAAATCAGCAGCAGGTTGTCCACTCACCCTGCTCATGCTCATTGCACAGGGACTGATAAACCCCATGGCACAAAATTAACGTCTCCCCTTAGATCCAAGGAGAAGAGGGGCCCAGGTGCAGTGTGTGAGCTAGGAACACCCTGTGACCCTCACCAGCAGTAATTCGTTGATGTATTTCTCCAGGTGTGCCTGGTTTGCATTCCCAGTGATTTGCTCAATACTAGGACTGCCTGTGCCTCACCCTGGCAGACAGTGCCTCTGGATTAATGGCTCTGTGCCGGCATGCTCCTCTGGAAGCTctgttccagctgcagcagtgccacATGTCCCCCGGACACAAGGCAGTCCCTGACCTGCAAGGCAAGAACGCAcctggggtgctgctgctctgtggagaCCCTGGCCTTCACCTCCACCTCTGATTCTTCCTTCTCCTGGGAGGTGGCAGCAGTGACCATCCTGCTCAGAGCTCTCCTGTGAGCTGGAGGAGATGGGACCCCTTCAAAGGTGTATGGGGGTGAGTGTGTTCACAGGACATTGCTCACAGAGGTGCAGGGGGGacagagcacaggctggggcacaggcagcaggTCTGAGGGGGGGCATGGCACCCATCCTTCTGGCACTCTGGCTTTGGCAGTACCGGAAAAGAACAAATACCAAACTCATTTGCTTGAGGAGGAATTAATACAGTGTGAAGCCTGTAGTGAATGATTTAGGAAGTGAATTTAAAATCTCAAcacaaatagattttttttataaGGTCAGAGGAAAGATTAAATGCTACAGACAAGCACAGCATTTGCCATTTCCAGCATCACTTTCACCATAAATATTTTGGCTGGCGCTGTCCCTGCGCTGTCCACGTGGGCCTGAGGCTGCTCACCATGGCAGTGCCGTGTGAGCAGGGATGTCCCCATGGAGGGCAGGATGCCTCACCATCCCCTTCCTTACCAGGTTGCTGCTGGCACATGGAAACAGCTGGTGATGCTCTATGGTGTGAGGAAGGAGAGGTGGTGAGTGTGGTCATGCTGTTGGTGGTACTGGAGAAACCAGCTGTAACTGCTCCAGCTTGGGCAGGATCTGTTCCCAGACCCCTCCAGTATTCCTGCCAGTGGTGCAGGGGGAATCCAAGCCATGGTGCCCACCCAGCACGGTGTGGCCCACTGCCAGTTTTTGGCTCCTCCTCCTGGTGCCTGGCAGTGACCAGGATTGATGGCAAGAGATTTGAAAGGCTCCAAATGTGGAGGTTATAGCACTGAGCCACCCCCATCCATCACCGGCCATTCATTACCAAGTAACACCCTGCACGCTGGGCTGATTTCGCACCTTATCTGAACCCAGCAGCTGTGCCCTAAATCCTGAGTGCCAAGACtgtctagaggaattcggctgcCTGTGCTTAAAATTAGTGTTAGCATCTATCATTTCCCTACACCAAATGGCTTTTGTGCCGGCACTTGGCAGCGCTCATCCGTCACTGGGGCTCCGGGCTGCCCAGCACGGTGCCCTCTCTGTCACTGTCACAGGACCCCTTGTTGGCAAAATGTCACCCAAAGGACAAGTGCAGCAGCTTGGCCTCTCCCTTCAGCTGGCctggtggcactgccagcagtgAGGGTGTCCTCTGTCCCCTCAGCATGGCAGgcaccagctctgctctccccgTCCCTCCAGCCCCACCGCGGCCAGGCATCTGGCATGGGCACAGCCTGACACGTGTCCTCTGGCACAGTGGCTCGCTGCCTCAGGTGCCACGATGCCAGTACAGCCATGGCCGCAGTGCCCACAGCCATTCCCGGTGAGTCGCTCCTGCCAGGCTGGTGCTGCCGGAGCTGTCGGCATGATGAAAAGCCTCCCACAGCAATGCAGATAACATACAAGCACAGGTCAGGCGAGGCCCCTGTAGCCCATCCATCAGGCGCAGCAGCTACAGGCGCTCCTGGTGCCATCATCTGATGCACGTTATCCGGCACAAATGTGTTTCTTCCCCCAAGGTTAAACGGATGAGTGAGGTTCAGGCGCTGACAGCTCCGCCTGCCCCACGCCGGCGATAAACGACTGCAAGaaccagagggaaaaaaaaaggtttgtttTCTGTCAAATGCTCCTTTTGATGGTGCTGGCACGAGGATGGTGGCAGTGCTGAGCATGAGGGACCTGCTCCTGGTGTGGCCACAGAGCAGCCAGCAATGGCTCTGTCACAGCTGTGTTGGGTGACGGGCAAGAGCAAGGGTTTGGTGAGGTGCTGGAGTACTGAGTGGCACTGGCAGTGGGCACTTGGTGTGACCCCAGTGTGCTGTCAAGCCACGCTGGGACTGGCAGGGATTGGATGCTATGGTGGTGAGCCTGATCCTTCCTGGGGTGTCTGCCTGCCCTGTGCACTGCCTGAGATGGAGTGCCAGGTGGGGGTCCCCCACCCTGGGCAgtgtccctgccaggctgctgctgccctgctcaATGTCACACTCGGAGCCTGTCAACATGAAAAAAGGTTTGCAGGCGATAAGCGATGGGGCTGCAGCCGCGCCGTGCTGCCCGCGTGTGATTTACTGCGGCGTTGTTAACGGAGCGCAGATTTTTCTTAATCTAAATTGAAAACTACTcaagtagaaaaataatttcattgctTCATCCTGAAGGGgcggggggagagggaggggaagagctgtgccagggcaggcagggccacATCTGCCTGCACCCTCTGCACAACCATTCCTCATGGCCTTGGGCAGCTCCTACACCggggacatgctccagcccggGCAGAAAAACCAGGTtgtgtggggagggggcagctgccAGGACTTAGCTCTGGGGTGATCGGGCACTTCCAGTCCTGGCTGGGACACAGACCCCCAGTGCAGGTTGATGCTGGCACAGGTGGGGATGTACAGCCTCAGAGATAGATTGTTAATTTGGAGCACGAGTGAATTCTGGGAGTATTTGCTGAACTGGATAATAACGTGCCCAGTGAGCTGCATCCCATGCATGCTGCCaaattaaagaaatttttttctcctttaatttaAAAGTCACCGTTGGGAAATCTCCACTGGCCGCAGCAGTGATTTCCCCTAGGCTGCCTTTCTGCAGAAATCTTTAATTTTGATTGTCACACTTTGTGGAGTTTAACTCAGGGAAGTAGAGCCATAAATAAGGTGCTGCTTCAGCACCCAGGCTCCAGCTGTACCAGGACAGTGAGTGGCACCGGCATG contains:
- the LOC138120861 gene encoding WAP four-disulfide core domain protein 2-like isoform X2, encoding MKTTIILLLGILALCAQLQAVPVAAGSKAKAGVCPSPAMDAVNCTVGCQSDGDCESTLKCCPAACGKACQKPDEKPGTCPPVNPGIPMLGVCTNQCKTDANCSGIQKCCRNGCGKVSCVTPIH
- the LOC138120861 gene encoding WAP four-disulfide core domain protein 2-like isoform X1, producing the protein MPTARSVLILAGLLALWAELPAASAQNDTTKAGVCPSPAMDAVNCTVGCQSDGDCESTLKCCPAACGKACQKPDEKPGTCPPVNPGIPMLGVCTNQCKTDANCSGIQKCCRNGCGKVSCVTPIH